One genomic segment of Belonocnema kinseyi isolate 2016_QV_RU_SX_M_011 chromosome 2, B_treatae_v1, whole genome shotgun sequence includes these proteins:
- the LOC117182647 gene encoding uncharacterized protein LOC117182647 has protein sequence MTYIPHIESIAVKGSRTINIMRVIAKVTWGASPLLLLMVHKELVRACLEWGAPLFFCASKTVLERLGRVQYASIRVALGCMSSIPIPILLSEAGEVSLSLRRSHLANRYILRNFCWNDNPLVGKLSLLAESAKSKRFKVREEGYGQIEAYNSMAEFASSLDAPQKPSYFYEEWEDLSAAIPVDLEPGFGFREPSFSQRLLDSFVGKRYADVLRVFSDGSVNPGVGLAGCGFMVPESGLRFGVRLRDIASPITSELYGIFYALKYVMERERRDDIIFADSRSALTIIRDRLFNHAGHPLARLIVDRMAAAARSGVKVSLVWVPAHVGILGSERADEVARSASRLPLVVQRGIPMDDLHLVCQRDFRDWSLLCWPFEGTRDSRADYFLHANVKTPSPWFRDYWFPRRVINLITMLRSAQICTGEHFARMGWRVPVGCECDAEVRSLAHLLHRCPRLAWGRVAFY, from the coding sequence ATGACCTATATTCCTCATATTGAGAGCATAGCAGTCAAAGGTTCCAGGACAATCAACATAATGAGAGTGATCGCTAAAGTAACTTGGGGCGCGTCCCCTCTACTGCTACTTATGGTTCATAAAGAGCTGGTCAGGGCGTGTCTGGAGTGGGGTGCACCTCTATTCTTCTGTGCAAGTAAGACAGTGCTGGAAAGACTTGGCCGAGTGCAATATGCATCTATCCGGGTGGCGCTGGGTTGCATGAGCTCCATTCCTATCCCTATTCTTCTTTCGGAGGCGGGGGAAGTTTCCCTTTCACTGAGGAGATCTCATCTGGCAAACAGGTACATCCTTCGGAATTTCTGTTGGAATGATAACCCCTTGGTCGGCAAATTGTCGTTGTTGGCGGAATCGGCTAAAAGCAAGAGATTCAAAGTTCGCGAGGAGGGCTATGGACAGATTGAAGCATACAATTCAATGGCGGAGTTCGCTTCCTCTTTGGATGCTCCACAAAAACCCTCATATTTTTATGAGGAGTGGGAAGACCTTTCGGCGGCTATCCCGGTTGACCTTGAGCCTGGTTTCGGGTTCAGGGAACCGTCCTTCTCCCAGCGCTTATTGGACTCCTTTGTGGGAAAAAGATATGCGGATGTGCTCAGGGTTTTTTCAGATGGGTCGGTGAACCCTGGGGTGGGGTTGGCAGGATGCGGTTTCATGGTTCCGGAATCCGGGCTGAGGTTTGGAGTGCGATTGAGGGATATAGCTTCTCCAATAACGAGCGAACTATACGGCATTTTCTACGCCCTTAAATACGTAATGGAGAGGGAGCGACGAGATGACATTATCTTCGCTGATTCTCGTTCTGCTCTAACTATTATAAGGGACAGGCTTTTTAATCATGCAGGCCACCCACTTGCACGGCTTATAGTAGATCGGATGGCCGCGGCCGCGCGTTCGGGTGTCAAAGTCAGTCTTGTATGGGTCCCGGCACATGTGGGTATATTGGGGAGCGAACGGGCTGATGAGGTTGCGAGGTCGGCATCTAGACTTCCATTAGTTGTTCAGAGAGGAATTCCGATGGATGATCTTCATCTGGTCTGTCAACGGGACTTTAGGGACTGGTCCTTGTTGTGCTGGCCCTTTGAGGGAACGAGAGATTCTAGGGCGGACTATTTCCTGCATGCAAACGTCAAGACTCCTAGTCCGTGGTTCCGGGACTATTGGTTTCCGAGGCGCGTTATTAATCTCATCACGATGTTACGTTCGGCGCAAATATGCACAGGGGAGCATTTTGCGCGGATGGGGTGGAGAGTACCGGTAGGCTGCGAGTGTGACGCCGAGGTCAGAAGCTTAGCACACCTGCTTCATCGGTGCCCGAGGCTGGCGTGGGGCAGGGTCGCATTTTATTGA